In a genomic window of Candidatus Bathyarchaeota archaeon:
- the pth2 gene encoding peptidyl-tRNA hydrolase Pth2, with amino-acid sequence MCEFEYKQVLVFRTDLQMSKGKIAAQAGHAAISSAQDAFSRHKKWYEAWLYEGQKKVAVKVANEEELGAVEEEADRLGLPHALIIDRGLTEVPEGTVTCLGIGPAPSAMIDRVTGNLKLL; translated from the coding sequence ATGTGCGAATTTGAATACAAACAGGTCCTTGTTTTCCGAACCGATTTACAGATGAGCAAAGGCAAAATCGCAGCCCAAGCAGGTCACGCAGCCATATCCTCAGCGCAAGACGCCTTTAGCCGCCACAAGAAATGGTATGAGGCGTGGCTTTATGAGGGGCAAAAGAAGGTTGCGGTGAAAGTTGCTAACGAAGAGGAACTTGGCGCAGTTGAGGAAGAAGCCGACAGGCTGGGGCTGCCACATGCACTCATCATTGACCGTGGCTTAACGGAGGTTCCAGAAGGCACCGTAACCTGCCTCGGCATTGGTCCCGCGCCGTCGGCTATGATTGATAGGGTTACGGGTAACCTCAAGTTGTTGTAG
- a CDS encoding nicotinamide-nucleotide adenylyltransferase: MVNRGLYVGRFQPFHRGHLDAIKYVLQKVDELVIVIGSAQYSHNIHDPFTAGERLVMVRRALDEAKVDLSKIWIVPVPDVHLHMLWVSAVEGYTPKFNVVYSNEPLSRRLFMEAGYQVNEIPLFDRQVYSSTLVREKMLKNISWNEVVPQSVADYIREIDGVNRLRDLARSDKG; this comes from the coding sequence TTGGTTAATCGAGGCCTCTACGTAGGCAGGTTTCAACCGTTCCATCGAGGACACCTAGACGCCATCAAATACGTCCTTCAAAAAGTTGATGAGTTAGTCATTGTTATCGGCAGCGCCCAGTACAGCCACAACATCCACGACCCCTTCACCGCTGGCGAACGGTTAGTTATGGTGCGACGAGCCCTCGACGAAGCCAAAGTGGATCTCTCAAAAATTTGGATTGTACCCGTCCCCGACGTCCACCTACATATGCTATGGGTTAGCGCAGTTGAAGGCTACACCCCAAAATTTAACGTAGTTTACTCTAATGAGCCCCTCTCAAGACGATTATTCATGGAGGCAGGCTACCAAGTTAACGAGATTCCCCTCTTCGACCGACAAGTATACAGTTCCACGTTGGTCCGAGAAAAAATGCTAAAAAACATCAGTTGGAACGAAGTCGTTCCCCAGAGCGTCGCAGACTACATACGCGAAATCGACGGAGTTAATCGGCTACGGGATTTAGCACGCAGCGACAAGGGCTAA
- a CDS encoding stage II sporulation protein M, which produces MFNWSFWKNASPKMKRFYSILFIFVVAVLMVAIGSAVPLSSQDAQLLSNQLNQTLNENRATNTLTQYIFLNNFGICMLMFVPIIGPALGMFILFDTGLALGAISTTQGYPVYIGWLSLVVTPVFWLEFVAYSIAMAESIWLFRRLTQGRWRELKWTGIFVGICAALLIVGAIVEVWIINFAGSL; this is translated from the coding sequence ATGTTTAATTGGTCGTTTTGGAAGAATGCTTCGCCTAAAATGAAACGCTTCTACTCAATCCTATTCATATTTGTAGTCGCCGTGCTTATGGTGGCAATCGGCAGCGCCGTTCCGCTTAGCAGCCAAGACGCCCAATTGCTGAGCAACCAACTCAACCAGACCCTAAACGAAAACCGCGCCACCAACACGCTCACCCAGTACATCTTCCTCAACAACTTCGGCATCTGTATGCTCATGTTTGTCCCCATTATCGGACCTGCCTTGGGCATGTTCATTCTATTCGACACGGGTTTAGCGTTGGGAGCCATATCCACCACTCAGGGCTACCCTGTCTACATCGGCTGGCTAAGCCTCGTCGTCACCCCAGTCTTCTGGCTAGAATTCGTAGCCTACTCGATTGCCATGGCTGAGAGCATTTGGCTGTTTCGCAGATTAACTCAAGGACGATGGCGAGAACTCAAATGGACGGGCATATTTGTCGGCATCTGCGCAGCCCTACTTATCGTCGGGGCGATAGTGGAAGTTTGGATTATAAACTTCGCTGGTTCCCTATAG
- a CDS encoding NAD(P)/FAD-dependent oxidoreductase: MNPQTKKPAEVIVVGAGPVGSWAAQHLAQKDIDVTIYEEHPHVGLPSHCAGHISIRSLKRIGLYPLPEGIVEAQFSAANFYSPAGSKFSLKLSCPVTAALNRAKLDQYLAEKAKAAGAKLILDSRVQSLSMVRGAVCGVNVETGGDVATVPAKIVLDTEGISSRLLRQTGLTTLNRGGLVYAVETEVDNVQDVESDAVEVYFGKAYAPGFYGWLIPRPDGTAKLGLATNKGDPRKYLKRLMTQHPVASKQLAKAKITSAGYHAITLGGPIPQAYTHGFLAIGDCASQVKPTTGGGVIFGLTAAQEAASVAADALKNGDVSAKALHVYQQRCNSLFNFDFRVMLRLRRFLDSLSDERLDEMLRVCGKLGVDSALKDVDEIDFQGKMLLSAVGKPAMAVALAYFALLYLSANP, translated from the coding sequence ATGAATCCACAAACAAAAAAACCCGCCGAAGTCATCGTGGTTGGCGCGGGACCAGTGGGCTCTTGGGCAGCACAGCATCTAGCCCAAAAAGACATAGACGTCACAATATACGAAGAACACCCCCACGTTGGCTTACCCTCTCATTGCGCAGGACACATAAGCATCCGAAGCCTCAAACGCATCGGCCTCTACCCACTGCCTGAGGGCATAGTAGAAGCCCAGTTTTCTGCAGCCAACTTTTACTCCCCCGCAGGCTCAAAATTCTCGCTCAAGCTTTCCTGCCCAGTGACGGCAGCGCTGAATCGAGCTAAACTGGACCAGTATCTGGCAGAAAAGGCAAAGGCTGCAGGAGCCAAGTTGATTTTGGATTCTCGGGTTCAATCGCTGTCAATGGTCCGAGGGGCTGTTTGTGGCGTCAATGTGGAGACAGGCGGCGATGTGGCCACTGTTCCAGCTAAAATTGTACTCGACACTGAAGGCATCTCCTCGCGGTTGCTTCGCCAAACAGGCTTAACTACCCTAAACCGGGGCGGCTTGGTTTATGCTGTGGAAACCGAAGTTGACAACGTCCAAGATGTCGAATCTGATGCAGTCGAGGTTTATTTTGGCAAGGCCTATGCGCCAGGCTTCTACGGATGGCTCATCCCAAGACCCGACGGCACAGCCAAATTGGGATTAGCAACAAACAAGGGCGACCCCCGCAAATATCTCAAACGCCTCATGACCCAACACCCCGTCGCATCCAAACAACTCGCAAAAGCAAAAATAACCTCGGCAGGCTACCACGCCATCACATTGGGCGGACCAATTCCCCAAGCTTACACCCATGGTTTTCTCGCAATAGGCGACTGCGCCTCACAAGTCAAACCCACAACAGGCGGAGGCGTCATTTTTGGGTTAACTGCCGCCCAAGAAGCCGCATCAGTCGCCGCCGACGCACTCAAAAATGGTGATGTTTCAGCAAAGGCACTGCATGTCTATCAGCAACGTTGCAATAGCCTGTTTAACTTTGACTTTAGAGTTATGTTGCGGTTACGGCGGTTTTTGGATTCGCTTTCTGATGAGCGGCTTGATGAGATGTTGCGTGTCTGCGGAAAACTCGGAGTTGACAGCGCCCTCAAAGACGTGGATGAAATAGATTTCCAAGGCAAAATGTTGCTCTCAGCGGTGGGGAAACCTGCGATGGCAGTGGCGCTTGCCTATTTTGCGCTGCTCTATCTCTCTGCAAACCCTTAA
- the psmB gene encoding archaeal proteasome endopeptidase complex subunit beta, with protein MERYGPQLPNLPQIPQIPLMPLAQDAQQQAQPNQAQQGGPWMPGATTIGIVFKDGVILAAEKRVTYGYFIMSRGGKKVFKVTDRIGVACAGLVGDMQILAREMEAQTNLYNMDVGRGISVRSASKLLANVLFNRRYSPLFAQTIVGGVDEEGPSIYILDVLGSLIPDKYAVVGSGTEIAMGVVEEGYKDDLTEEEAKALVKRAVKSAISRDSMSGDGLDLLIITKAGVTEESIKF; from the coding sequence ATGGAAAGATATGGACCACAATTACCTAATTTACCTCAAATTCCGCAAATTCCACTGATGCCGCTGGCTCAAGACGCCCAACAACAGGCGCAGCCCAATCAAGCACAGCAAGGCGGCCCATGGATGCCCGGCGCTACCACCATTGGCATTGTATTCAAAGACGGAGTTATCTTAGCCGCTGAAAAGAGAGTCACATATGGCTACTTCATTATGAGTCGTGGCGGCAAAAAAGTTTTCAAAGTCACAGACCGCATCGGCGTCGCCTGTGCAGGTCTAGTCGGCGACATGCAAATTCTCGCCCGAGAAATGGAAGCCCAAACCAACCTCTACAACATGGACGTTGGACGCGGCATAAGTGTACGTTCCGCATCAAAACTTTTAGCTAACGTGCTTTTTAACCGTCGCTACTCGCCCTTATTTGCACAAACAATCGTTGGCGGCGTAGACGAAGAAGGACCCTCAATCTACATCCTTGACGTTTTAGGCTCCCTCATCCCTGACAAATATGCAGTGGTGGGCTCAGGAACCGAAATCGCCATGGGCGTCGTTGAAGAGGGCTACAAAGATGATTTGACTGAAGAAGAAGCCAAAGCCCTCGTGAAACGAGCAGTCAAATCCGCGATTAGTCGAGATTCAATGAGCGGCGACGGCTTAGACCTGCTTATCATAACAAAAGCAGGCGTAACTGAAGAATCCATAAAGTTTTAA
- a CDS encoding PrsW family intramembrane metalloprotease: MEKNPSRECVIPIHKPNRKEYVFFFVTGIVVSIPFAVFYEGLFPTGVPAILLIVVVAPFIEELAKVFPLFYRHGETERSLVSLGILIGLGFGVSEFFIYVLNGAPLLARIPGIVFHASSAGITAYGIAKKNPLPYYLLAVSLHMLNNFFAVVGDFYTVIIQALVLASAYLLSWRYYHRASKDKIVV; the protein is encoded by the coding sequence TTGGAAAAGAACCCCTCCCGAGAATGCGTCATTCCTATCCATAAGCCAAACCGAAAAGAATACGTGTTCTTCTTCGTCACAGGCATAGTGGTCAGTATCCCGTTTGCCGTGTTCTATGAGGGCCTTTTCCCAACAGGGGTGCCTGCGATTTTGTTGATTGTGGTTGTGGCACCCTTCATCGAGGAACTCGCCAAAGTATTTCCCCTGTTTTATCGTCACGGCGAAACCGAACGCTCCTTGGTCTCGTTGGGTATTCTTATCGGGTTAGGGTTTGGCGTTTCAGAATTCTTCATCTACGTCTTAAACGGCGCTCCACTCCTTGCCCGCATACCCGGCATCGTTTTTCATGCATCCAGCGCAGGCATAACCGCCTATGGCATAGCTAAAAAGAACCCTCTCCCCTACTATCTGCTTGCGGTGTCTTTGCATATGCTTAACAATTTCTTTGCGGTCGTTGGCGACTTTTACACGGTGATTATTCAGGCATTGGTCTTGGCTTCTGCCTATCTGCTGTCATGGCGATATTATCATCGCGCTTCAAAAGACAAAATTGTGGTTTAG
- the nadC gene encoding carboxylating nicotinate-nucleotide diphosphorylase, with the protein MPRKLVEEKLKHLLAEDVGLGDVTVAAVIPRNLTVMADVVAKAEGTVAGIEEATILAESLGLTVNAQVSDGDAVHNKEILLKIHGDAQTLLAVERTLLNLLSRMSGIATKTRSLSQTLTNAGVKAKIAATRKSAPGLLYFDKKAIIVGGGDPHRLHLDDMVLIKDNHLAIIGGVEEAVKRAKANVSFSKKIEVEVTTVQDALKAASAGADIVMLDNFSPPQATQAAAALRKAGFERVLLEVSGGITTQNLLDYANADVDIISMGELTHSVKALDISLEIIP; encoded by the coding sequence ATGCCAAGAAAGCTTGTGGAGGAGAAACTAAAGCATCTCTTAGCTGAAGACGTTGGATTAGGAGACGTTACAGTAGCAGCAGTGATTCCACGGAATTTAACAGTTATGGCAGACGTGGTCGCCAAAGCAGAAGGCACCGTTGCAGGCATCGAAGAAGCCACAATACTCGCAGAGTCCCTTGGACTGACCGTAAACGCCCAAGTTTCCGACGGCGACGCAGTCCACAACAAAGAGATCCTGCTAAAAATCCATGGTGATGCCCAAACCCTACTCGCCGTTGAGCGTACCCTGCTAAACTTGCTTTCTCGAATGAGTGGCATAGCTACCAAAACCCGCAGCCTAAGCCAAACCCTCACAAACGCCGGCGTCAAAGCCAAAATCGCCGCCACACGCAAATCAGCGCCTGGGCTGCTCTACTTTGACAAAAAAGCCATAATCGTGGGCGGAGGCGACCCGCATAGGCTTCACCTCGACGACATGGTGCTCATCAAAGACAACCATCTCGCGATCATCGGCGGCGTCGAAGAGGCAGTGAAGCGTGCAAAGGCGAATGTGTCGTTCTCAAAAAAAATAGAAGTCGAAGTCACAACCGTACAAGACGCCCTCAAAGCCGCATCCGCCGGAGCTGACATCGTCATGCTTGACAATTTCTCGCCCCCTCAAGCTACACAAGCCGCAGCGGCGCTTCGCAAGGCTGGGTTTGAGCGGGTGCTCTTGGAGGTCAGTGGCGGCATAACAACCCAAAATCTGTTGGATTACGCAAACGCAGACGTTGACATTATCAGTATGGGTGAATTGACGCATAGCGTAAAGGCGCTGGACATAAGCTTAGAAATCATCCCCTAA
- a CDS encoding TIGR00296 family protein has translation MSFDLTLEEGKFLITLARSTVKQYLEDAKIAKPPVDTPKKMFQPCGVFVTINTQRNGEKELRGCIGYPYPTNALVEAVIASAISAATEDPRFEPLEPEELDNVVFEVSVLTPPELIQTDNPKEYLNKVNIGEDGLIVERGPYKGLLLPQVPVEWGWGSEEFLCQCCMKAGLPPDSWLTKNAKIYKFHAIVFDEETPHGKVKRLTLTKPA, from the coding sequence ATGTCGTTTGACCTAACGCTTGAGGAAGGAAAATTTTTAATTACTCTAGCCCGAAGCACCGTTAAGCAGTATCTTGAAGACGCAAAAATCGCCAAGCCGCCTGTTGACACTCCAAAAAAGATGTTTCAACCCTGCGGCGTTTTCGTCACTATTAACACGCAGAGAAACGGTGAAAAAGAACTTCGGGGCTGCATCGGTTATCCTTATCCGACGAACGCGCTTGTGGAAGCAGTTATCGCCTCAGCGATTAGCGCCGCCACCGAGGACCCACGTTTTGAACCTCTTGAACCTGAAGAACTCGATAACGTGGTTTTCGAAGTTAGCGTGTTGACGCCGCCAGAGCTTATCCAAACCGATAACCCGAAAGAATACCTAAACAAAGTCAACATTGGCGAAGACGGTCTAATTGTTGAACGTGGACCTTACAAGGGGCTTCTTTTGCCACAGGTTCCTGTGGAATGGGGCTGGGGCAGCGAAGAGTTTCTTTGTCAATGCTGCATGAAGGCAGGCCTACCGCCTGATAGTTGGTTAACTAAAAATGCGAAAATCTACAAGTTCCACGCCATCGTATTTGATGAAGAAACCCCCCATGGGAAAGTAAAACGGCTTACTCTAACTAAACCTGCTTAA
- a CDS encoding KEOPS complex subunit Pcc1, translating to MEATITLKYIDEGTAQAVADAVSPDNYKTPSGLEIKTVREKDTVVTRLKCECKLATLTATIDDLLCSVSIAEKTLNSINIRQLGQ from the coding sequence TTGGAAGCAACAATAACGCTCAAGTACATTGATGAGGGGACTGCGCAGGCTGTTGCCGATGCGGTTTCGCCTGACAACTATAAAACGCCAAGTGGTCTCGAAATTAAAACAGTAAGAGAAAAAGACACTGTGGTTACGCGACTTAAATGTGAATGCAAATTGGCAACTTTAACAGCAACCATCGATGACTTGCTGTGCAGTGTCTCCATAGCTGAAAAAACGTTAAATTCAATAAACATAAGGCAACTGGGGCAGTGA
- a CDS encoding 30S ribosomal protein S15 produces MPKQEKGKSHSMRPVSRRPPSWCKYQPEEVEAFIIKLAKEGHSMSSIGTILRDQYAIPLVKPITGKSVSDTLKAAGLKPTMPEDLNNLMKKAQGLAVHMDKNKKDLHNKRNMQIIEARIHKLSRYYKREGLLSKNFKYEAKIASVT; encoded by the coding sequence ATGCCAAAGCAAGAAAAGGGAAAATCCCACTCGATGCGCCCAGTCAGTCGGCGTCCTCCAAGCTGGTGTAAATATCAGCCTGAAGAAGTGGAAGCATTCATAATAAAACTGGCCAAAGAAGGCCACTCAATGAGCAGCATAGGAACCATCCTACGCGACCAATACGCCATCCCACTAGTAAAACCCATCACAGGCAAAAGCGTAAGCGACACCCTCAAAGCCGCCGGACTAAAACCAACCATGCCCGAAGACCTCAACAACCTCATGAAAAAAGCTCAAGGCTTAGCCGTTCACATGGACAAAAACAAAAAAGACCTACACAACAAACGCAACATGCAAATCATCGAAGCCCGCATACACAAACTCAGCCGCTACTACAAACGTGAAGGCCTCCTCTCAAAGAACTTTAAGTACGAAGCAAAAATCGCCTCCGTAACCTAA
- a CDS encoding DUF4152 family protein encodes MRIISADSGAAILDEKYEPVLLVACAAVLVEPPYRQPTLRIAEPLFKEVEPGREVIVHEAELCRSLLDKTKADVIHLDMTLGGISIEDLSPVELTDLLASKTGRKNILKILPRLRRVAGEVQRLYGIDMLAIGKESAPVRIAELTVAAEAILYASKRAVETQQSLRLGLPHLCQATIIENRVDVSSLIAGEHDVGSYALDSERVLTKVKLLETLNPVARGFRVLEITPI; translated from the coding sequence GTGAGAATTATTTCTGCAGATTCAGGCGCAGCCATACTCGACGAAAAGTATGAACCCGTTTTGCTTGTGGCTTGCGCCGCGGTTTTAGTTGAACCGCCCTATCGACAACCTACGTTGCGGATAGCTGAACCACTCTTTAAAGAAGTTGAACCCGGACGTGAAGTGATTGTGCATGAAGCAGAACTCTGCCGCAGCCTACTGGACAAAACCAAAGCCGACGTGATACATTTGGACATGACGTTGGGCGGCATCTCCATCGAAGACCTCTCACCCGTCGAACTCACCGACCTCCTTGCCTCAAAAACAGGACGCAAAAACATCCTCAAAATTCTGCCAAGGCTCCGCAGAGTCGCAGGCGAAGTCCAACGGCTCTACGGCATCGACATGCTTGCCATAGGAAAAGAAAGTGCGCCAGTGCGAATTGCCGAGTTAACGGTTGCAGCCGAAGCCATCCTGTATGCATCAAAACGCGCCGTCGAAACGCAGCAGAGCCTGAGGTTAGGGTTGCCGCACCTATGCCAAGCCACCATAATTGAAAATCGCGTTGATGTTTCTTCTTTGATTGCGGGGGAGCATGATGTGGGAAGTTACGCGTTGGATAGCGAAAGGGTTTTAACAAAGGTTAAATTGCTTGAAACGTTAAACCCTGTGGCAAGAGGCTTTCGTGTACTGGAAATAACGCCGATTTAG
- a CDS encoding MGMT family protein has product MIEIYVQTFTDTWFAVALNQQQILTTTFNTTEEAALNSILEHLPFNYPFQVFHNPSNLAKDVLATLKEVYDGKDPHATYNLAMDKLPPYTKKVLQATAAIPPGYITAYGALAHAVGGGSRAVGNVMAANPFAPLIPCHRVVKSDFSLGGYGMGLKLKAELLYREKRGYTEPKKVPVNGNSLTVYPAECTLKTIQGLQLWG; this is encoded by the coding sequence ATGATAGAAATTTATGTGCAGACCTTCACCGACACATGGTTTGCCGTAGCCCTCAACCAACAACAAATCCTCACCACCACCTTTAACACCACAGAAGAAGCAGCCCTAAACAGCATCTTAGAACATTTGCCCTTTAATTATCCCTTCCAAGTTTTCCATAACCCTTCAAACTTAGCCAAAGACGTCTTAGCCACACTAAAAGAAGTCTACGACGGCAAAGACCCCCACGCCACATACAATTTAGCCATGGACAAACTACCCCCCTACACAAAAAAAGTGCTCCAAGCCACCGCAGCCATCCCCCCAGGCTACATAACCGCCTATGGCGCTTTAGCCCACGCCGTTGGTGGAGGTTCCCGCGCAGTCGGCAACGTGATGGCTGCCAACCCCTTTGCGCCATTGATACCCTGTCATCGGGTGGTTAAATCTGATTTTTCTTTGGGCGGCTACGGAATGGGATTAAAACTCAAAGCAGAACTGCTCTACCGCGAAAAAAGAGGCTACACCGAACCAAAGAAGGTACCAGTCAACGGAAACAGTCTAACCGTTTACCCAGCGGAATGTACCCTAAAAACCATACAAGGACTACAACTCTGGGGATAG
- a CDS encoding DHH family phosphoesterase: MAQQQQAAIEQFLAQADKAAKVILETVQKDGNISCFSHLDADGVAAASVIGKMLSRLDARYRIRVMQWMDEKIIAEVQATKPQLVILTDFGSGYLDLLNEKIPESKIVILDHHQITGTANNPNVTQVNPHLCGIDGATDVSGSGVAYFAARAVNQANKDLAPIALVGALGDMQDKYEQRSLRSLNEIIVNDAVSVGMLNVVKDLTFFGRETRPIYKMLATTTNPFIPGLSGQEGAALNFVANLGIPLKQGDKVRALCDLNDEERKRLCTALADYLLSKGLHMEVDNLIGNIYVLTKEEPNTALRDGREFAVLLNSTGRMDRPSLGIAICMGDRKAALEESNKILEDYRKNINKYLDWVSEKPERMREFQNIYVIYGEDAINEKIIGTVSSIIVSSLVHNEKPLFAFANIEAEKAAKFSGRTTEAALKKGVNLGDVMRLASEANGGKGGGHNIAAGAQVPLDKLEAFIKTADDLVGRQLKGEKLGSNNNAQVH, encoded by the coding sequence ATGGCACAACAGCAACAAGCAGCCATAGAGCAGTTCCTAGCTCAAGCAGACAAAGCAGCCAAAGTCATCTTAGAAACCGTCCAAAAAGACGGAAACATCAGTTGTTTTTCTCATTTGGACGCGGACGGCGTTGCAGCAGCCAGCGTCATCGGGAAAATGCTAAGCCGCCTCGACGCGCGTTACAGAATCAGGGTTATGCAATGGATGGATGAAAAAATCATCGCCGAAGTGCAAGCCACCAAACCTCAACTCGTCATCCTCACCGACTTTGGCAGCGGCTACCTTGATTTGCTTAACGAAAAAATCCCCGAGTCCAAAATAGTGATTTTAGACCATCACCAAATCACTGGAACAGCCAATAACCCCAACGTCACCCAAGTTAACCCTCACCTATGCGGCATAGACGGCGCCACTGACGTGAGCGGTTCAGGCGTCGCCTATTTTGCGGCCCGAGCTGTAAACCAAGCAAACAAAGATTTGGCGCCCATAGCGTTAGTTGGCGCGTTAGGTGACATGCAAGATAAATATGAGCAACGCAGCCTGCGGAGCCTCAACGAAATCATCGTAAACGACGCCGTCTCCGTGGGGATGCTTAATGTTGTTAAGGATTTGACGTTTTTTGGTCGCGAAACCCGCCCCATATACAAGATGCTAGCCACTACCACAAACCCCTTCATACCCGGCTTAAGCGGACAGGAGGGCGCGGCGCTTAATTTCGTTGCGAACTTGGGCATCCCCCTCAAGCAAGGAGATAAAGTGAGAGCTCTGTGCGACCTAAACGATGAGGAACGTAAACGCCTCTGCACTGCTTTAGCGGATTACTTGCTCTCAAAGGGGCTGCATATGGAGGTGGATAATCTCATCGGCAACATCTACGTATTAACCAAAGAAGAGCCTAACACGGCGCTTCGGGATGGACGCGAATTTGCGGTGCTGCTGAACTCGACGGGACGCATGGACCGCCCCAGTTTAGGCATCGCCATTTGTATGGGGGACCGTAAAGCCGCCTTAGAGGAATCCAACAAGATTTTGGAGGATTACCGCAAAAACATCAACAAATACCTCGACTGGGTCAGCGAGAAACCTGAACGCATGCGCGAATTCCAAAACATCTACGTTATTTACGGCGAAGACGCCATAAACGAAAAAATCATCGGCACCGTCTCATCAATCATCGTCTCAAGCTTAGTCCACAACGAAAAACCGCTGTTTGCATTTGCTAACATTGAAGCAGAGAAAGCAGCCAAGTTTTCGGGGCGAACAACAGAAGCGGCGCTTAAAAAAGGCGTCAACTTGGGAGATGTGATGCGGTTGGCTTCGGAGGCGAACGGTGGCAAAGGCGGCGGGCACAACATTGCGGCGGGGGCACAGGTGCCTTTAGACAAGTTGGAGGCATTCATTAAAACCGCGGATGACTTGGTTGGTCGGCAGCTTAAGGGGGAGAAGCTTGGAAGCAACAATAACGCTCAAGTACATTGA
- the truD gene encoding tRNA pseudouridine(13) synthase TruD, which translates to MVSEVDRLLGMDAYGTSTLGVGGVIKEAVDDFVVEEVLVDGSVADINGTVPPKVLGSTVQRQRFLLCVLVKRNWDTFIAVKNVAKSLGIDQKRVQFAGIKDAKAITAQHITLENVTFEEAAKIDVKDVQVNPIGYIREMLSLFYLLGNHFTITVKHLNLNETELRDQISQTQQQIATVGGVANFFGHQRFGTTRPITHLVGKALRQGNFREAAMLFLAKPSPYEHPASRQARTELQETQDFAQAAQHFPKQLRFERLMLIHLAEHPDDFVGAFRRLPPKLQALFVQAYQSYLFNCFLSERLKRGLRIDEAVEGDFVVGVERSGLPLTSIEKSATAQNLEQVNTQIKAGRLRVALPIVGFKQKLSAGVMGDLEATVLQKEGVTAEQTWNNELSRVGGKGGLRAVISPVTNFTLQKISPDSAEGDLAVQFSFRLLRGSYATVVLRELMKPHDVVGAGF; encoded by the coding sequence GTGGTTTCTGAGGTTGATAGGCTTTTAGGTATGGATGCCTACGGCACCTCAACGTTAGGTGTCGGCGGCGTCATCAAAGAGGCAGTGGACGATTTCGTAGTGGAGGAAGTGCTAGTCGATGGCTCTGTAGCCGACATCAATGGCACGGTGCCTCCCAAAGTTTTGGGTTCCACGGTGCAGCGTCAGCGGTTTTTGCTCTGTGTTCTTGTTAAACGGAATTGGGATACCTTCATAGCAGTCAAGAACGTTGCCAAAAGCTTAGGCATCGACCAGAAACGGGTCCAGTTCGCGGGGATAAAAGACGCCAAAGCCATAACCGCTCAGCACATAACTCTTGAAAACGTCACATTCGAAGAAGCCGCAAAAATCGATGTCAAAGACGTGCAGGTCAACCCTATCGGCTACATTCGAGAGATGCTTTCTCTTTTCTACTTGTTAGGTAACCATTTCACAATAACCGTCAAACACCTCAACCTCAACGAAACCGAACTCCGAGATCAAATCAGCCAAACCCAACAGCAAATCGCAACCGTTGGGGGTGTTGCAAACTTTTTTGGGCATCAACGCTTCGGCACCACCCGCCCCATAACGCATCTGGTGGGCAAAGCGCTACGACAAGGCAATTTCCGTGAGGCGGCGATGCTGTTTTTGGCTAAGCCCAGCCCGTATGAACATCCTGCGTCAAGGCAAGCCCGAACCGAACTCCAAGAAACCCAAGATTTTGCCCAAGCAGCTCAACATTTTCCTAAACAGCTCCGTTTCGAACGCCTAATGCTTATACACTTAGCAGAGCACCCTGACGATTTTGTTGGTGCATTTCGCAGGTTGCCGCCGAAGCTTCAGGCGCTTTTTGTCCAAGCCTACCAGTCCTACCTGTTTAACTGCTTTCTAAGTGAACGGCTCAAGCGTGGGTTGCGCATTGATGAGGCTGTAGAGGGCGATTTTGTGGTTGGCGTGGAACGCTCGGGGCTGCCCTTGACGAGTATCGAGAAGTCGGCTACGGCGCAGAATCTAGAGCAGGTGAACACTCAGATTAAGGCGGGCAGGTTGCGGGTCGCGTTGCCGATTGTGGGTTTTAAGCAAAAACTCTCTGCTGGCGTTATGGGCGATTTAGAGGCGACAGTTTTGCAAAAAGAAGGCGTAACTGCTGAGCAGACATGGAACAATGAACTATCCCGTGTCGGCGGCAAAGGCGGACTACGCGCGGTTATCTCGCCAGTAACCAACTTTACCCTACAAAAAATATCCCCCGACTCAGCAGAGGGTGACTTGGCGGTGCAGTTCTCGTTTAGGTTGCTGCGGGGTTCCTACGCGACTGTGGTGCTTCGCGAATTGATGAAGCCTCACGATGTGGTTGGTGCAGGTTTCTAA